A genomic stretch from Aedes albopictus strain Foshan chromosome 2, AalbF5, whole genome shotgun sequence includes:
- the LOC115261050 gene encoding purine nucleoside phosphorylase isoform X1, whose product MSDKVYVNGITINGSECNGNGSSALTNGTTPVNDDEKIAGVFYNAREEAWYTYDTLQEIANHLLSRTQLRPKIGIILGTGLGSLANQLTDADYIDYQTIPHFPVSTVDGHVGRLIFGYLKGVPVMCMQGRFHYYEGYPLAKCSMPVRVMKLVGCSHLIATNAAGGLNPKYKVGDIMLMKDHINIMGFAGNNPLQGANDSRFGPRFPNMVNAYDWKLLKKAKEIGKDIGIDNDLHEGVYICLGGPNFETVAELKMLRIWGVDAVGMSTVHEITTAVHCGMTCFAFSLITNLCVPEYDTEETPCHDDIVGIGKSRETTLTEMVARMVKHIHMELKK is encoded by the exons ATGAGTGACAAGGTTTATGTCAATGGCATAACGATCAACGGCAGCGAGTGCAACGGAAATGGTAGCAGTGCGCTGACCAACGGAACGACCCCAGTGAACGACGACGAGAAAATTGCAGGCGTATTCTACAATGCACGGGAAGAAGCATG GTACACCTACGACACGCTGCAGGAAATTGCCAACCACCTGCTGTCGCGAACGCAGCTCCGGCCAAAGATCGGTATCATTCTGGGCACGGGTCTCGGATCGTTGGCCAACCAGCTGACCGATGCGGACTACATCGACTACCAGACCATCCCGCACTTCCCGGTTTCGACCGTGGACGGGCACGTCGGACGGCTGATCTTCGGCTACCTGAAGGGCGTTCCGGTGATGTGCATGCAGGGCCGATTCCACTACTACGAGGGATACCCGCTGGCTAAG TGTTCGATGCCGGTCCGGGTGATGAAACTGGTCGGCTGTAGCCACCTGATCGCCACCAACGCCGCCGGAGGACTCAACCCCAAGTACAAGGTCGGAGACATCATGCTCATGAAGGATCACATCAACATCATGGGTTTCGCCGGAAACAATCCCCTGCAGGGCGCCAACGACTCCCGGTTCGGTCCGCGGTTCCCCAACATGGTCAACGCCTACGACTGGAAGCTGCTGAAAAAAGCCAAGGAAATCGGCAAGGACATAGGCATCGACAACGACCTGCACGAGGGCGTGTACATCTGCCTTGGTGGACCCAACTTCGAAACCGTTGCCGAGCTGAAAATGCTCCGGATCTGGGGTGTGGATGCCGTGGGAATGTCCACGGTGCACGAAATCACCACTGCCGTCCACTGCGGAATGACCTGCTTCGCGTTCAGCTTGATCACGAACCTGTGCGTGCCGGAGTACGACACCGAGGAAACGCCCTGCCACGACGATATCGTAGGAATCGGCAAAAGCCGGGAAACGACGCTGACCGAGATGGTGGCGCGGATGGTCAAACACATTCACATGGAGCTGAAAAAGTGA
- the LOC115261050 gene encoding purine nucleoside phosphorylase isoform X2 produces the protein MTSFNDCKLNFGRMYTYDTLQEIANHLLSRTQLRPKIGIILGTGLGSLANQLTDADYIDYQTIPHFPVSTVDGHVGRLIFGYLKGVPVMCMQGRFHYYEGYPLAKCSMPVRVMKLVGCSHLIATNAAGGLNPKYKVGDIMLMKDHINIMGFAGNNPLQGANDSRFGPRFPNMVNAYDWKLLKKAKEIGKDIGIDNDLHEGVYICLGGPNFETVAELKMLRIWGVDAVGMSTVHEITTAVHCGMTCFAFSLITNLCVPEYDTEETPCHDDIVGIGKSRETTLTEMVARMVKHIHMELKK, from the exons GTACACCTACGACACGCTGCAGGAAATTGCCAACCACCTGCTGTCGCGAACGCAGCTCCGGCCAAAGATCGGTATCATTCTGGGCACGGGTCTCGGATCGTTGGCCAACCAGCTGACCGATGCGGACTACATCGACTACCAGACCATCCCGCACTTCCCGGTTTCGACCGTGGACGGGCACGTCGGACGGCTGATCTTCGGCTACCTGAAGGGCGTTCCGGTGATGTGCATGCAGGGCCGATTCCACTACTACGAGGGATACCCGCTGGCTAAG TGTTCGATGCCGGTCCGGGTGATGAAACTGGTCGGCTGTAGCCACCTGATCGCCACCAACGCCGCCGGAGGACTCAACCCCAAGTACAAGGTCGGAGACATCATGCTCATGAAGGATCACATCAACATCATGGGTTTCGCCGGAAACAATCCCCTGCAGGGCGCCAACGACTCCCGGTTCGGTCCGCGGTTCCCCAACATGGTCAACGCCTACGACTGGAAGCTGCTGAAAAAAGCCAAGGAAATCGGCAAGGACATAGGCATCGACAACGACCTGCACGAGGGCGTGTACATCTGCCTTGGTGGACCCAACTTCGAAACCGTTGCCGAGCTGAAAATGCTCCGGATCTGGGGTGTGGATGCCGTGGGAATGTCCACGGTGCACGAAATCACCACTGCCGTCCACTGCGGAATGACCTGCTTCGCGTTCAGCTTGATCACGAACCTGTGCGTGCCGGAGTACGACACCGAGGAAACGCCCTGCCACGACGATATCGTAGGAATCGGCAAAAGCCGGGAAACGACGCTGACCGAGATGGTGGCGCGGATGGTCAAACACATTCACATGGAGCTGAAAAAGTGA
- the LOC134286959 gene encoding uncharacterized protein LOC134286959, which produces MEGTVGNVMHTPSVSDQKKKKQHNIMDQKMNEFEFRRQAVTSKLQRIQLVLAKPEEITVHHLDTYLRRVDACYDEFNILQNEIYATFPDQRVQQEKQFIEFEQLYEGIRVAICSAVEAYRMQQVAAVRPRLADAAVAGEQQPVIVNQPGGLPAVPLPTFDGTYERWFRFKQLFQDLMQKHPGLSDATKLHYLTQSLKGKAENVISEQILNENNLQAAWNLLEERFENKRTIIDIHVGGLLNLKKMNKECSSDLRQLVEECSRHVEALEFHDQHMEGMSEQLVVSLLTSKLDKATLSLWESTITPKELPDYTETMQFLRNRCFVLERCEAGTSHRTNEGVKQKPQLTAPKQHVRVHTALQINEGVCVICDESHNINKCSALKQMTVPERIAMVKEKQLCFNCLKRGHRVGQCKSRVCTVAGCGRKHHTQLHSEVPVPAEKAAEGSVPETKKEPPTQPEQTTSAVTCTSFTGKSVQPNKNEVILSTAVVQVKDTRGCYRSCRVLLDSRSQSNFMSENFVKMLRLKLDNVRVPIVGINGEKLTATQRTAAEVKSSCNESSWSLEFLIVPQVTGVLPLQKIDVRPWNIPPDLNLADPRFNIPARVDMLIGAEIFFELLITERLKLDIGQPMLWRSELDPTRPELHLATYSSSLPSSSLATELPDSSWLQADSATRPWLQATSATKRLPSSSWLEASSASSTFCHPAPSISQHPLPLGSSAGPTRLSILIEYWSPHRILVSQRILAPGLIAS; this is translated from the exons ATGGAAGGCACAGTGGGTAATGTGATGCATACGCCGTCGGTTTCTGAtcagaagaagaaaaagcaaCACAACATCATGGATCAGAAGATGAACGAGTTTGAGTTCCGCCGACAAGCTGTCACGTCGAAGCTGCAGCGAATACAGCTGGTACTTGCCAAGCCAGAGGAAATCACAGTTCATCACTTGGACACCTATCTGCGACGAGTGGATGCCTGCTATGATGAGTTCAACATCCTACAGAACGAGATTTATGCTACGTTTCCTGATCAACGAGTTCAGCAGGAGAAACAATTCATAGAATTCGAGCAGCTCTATGAAGGTATTCGAGTGGCGATTTGCTCTGCTGTGGAGGCATATCGAATGCAACAAGTTGCTGCTGTTCGACCCCGGTTGGCCGATGCCGCGGTTGCCGGCGAACAACAACCAGTGATTGTTAATCAACCGGGCGGACTACCAGCTGTCCCTCTACCAACCTTCGATGGGACATACGAAAGGTGGTTCAGATTCAAACAGCTCTTCCAGGATTTGATGCAAAAACATCCCGGATTGTCTGACGCAACCAAATTGCATTACTTGACGCAGTCACTGAAGGGAAAGGCGGAGAACGTGATCAGTGAGCAGATACTGAATGAAAACAATTTACAAGCAGCCTGGAACTTGTTAGAAGAGAGGTTCGAGAATAAAAGGACGATCATCGATATTCACGTTGGTGGTCTTCTCAACCTAAAGAAGATGAATAAGGAGTGTTCATCAGACTTGAGGCAGCTTGTAGAGGAGTGCAGTCGTCACGTTGAGGCCTTGGAATTCCACGATCAACATATGGAGGGTATGTCCGAGCAGCTGGTGGTTTCACTGTTGACGTCCAAGCTTGACAAGGCCACGTTGAGCCTCTGGGAAAGCACCATCACACCAAAAGAACTGCCAGACTACACGGAAACCATGCAATTTCTGCGCAACCGTTGCTTTGTGCTTGAACGCTGCGAGGCAGGTACGTCACACCGAACGAATGAGGGCGTAAAGCAGAAACCGCAACTAACTGCTCCGAAGCAACACGTCAGGGTGCACACAGCTTTACAAATCAACGAGGGTGTATGCGTAATTTGTGATGAGTCGCACAACATCAACAAATGCAGCGCGTTGAAGCAAATGACGGTACCCGAGAGAATTGCGATGGTCAAAGAGAAGCAACTTTGTTTCAACTGCCTGAAGCGAGGCCACAGAGTGGGCCAGTGCAAGTCCAGGGTCTGTACGGTAGCTGGTTGCGGAAGAAAACACCATACGCAGCTGCATAGTGAGGTTCCAGTGCCGGCGGAGAAGGCTGCTGAAGGAAGTGTTCCGGAGACGAAGAAGGAACCGCCCACCCAACCCGAACAAACAACGTCAGCTGTCACCTGCACCAGTTTCACCGGAAAATCTGTTCAACCGAACAAAAACGAAGTGATTCTGTCGACGGCCGTAGTGCAAGTGAAGGATACTCGTGGATGCTACCGTTCTTGTCGAGTGTTGCTGGATTCACGATCCCAATCCAACTTCATGTCCGAAAATTTCGTCAAAATGCTTCGACTGAAGTTGGATAACGTGCGAGTTCCCATTGTTGGGATCAATGGTGAAAAGCTAACGGCAACACAGAGAACTGCAGCCGAAGTTAAATCATCCTGCAACGAATCGTCGTGGAGTCTGGAGTTCCTGATAGTGCCACAGGTTACTGGCGTTCTTCCGTTGCAGAAAATTGATGTGCGTCCATGGAATATACCGCCCGACCTGAACCTAGCAGATCCCCGTTTCAACATTCCAGCTCGAGTAGACATGTTGATCGGGGCCGAAATCTTTTTTGAACTACTGATAACTGAACGCCTAAAGCTCGACATCGGTCAACCTATGCTATGGCGATCGGAGCTCG ATCCGACGCGTCCCGAGCTTCACCTGGCCACGTACTCCTCCAGCCTACCGAGCTCCTCCTTAGCAACCGAGCTACCAGACTCCTCCTGGCTCCAAGCAGACTCTGCTACCAGGCCCTGGCTCCAAGCTACGTCTGCTACTAAGAGGCTACcaagctcctcctggctcgaagcgtCTTCCGCCTCAAGTACCTTCTGCCATCCAGCTCCATCGATCAGCCAGCACCCTCTGCCTCTTGGATCCAGCGCAGGTCCCACACGGCTATCAATCCTCATCGAGTATTGGTCCCCTCACCGCATCTTGGTGTCTCAACGGATATTGGCACCaggcctcatcgcatcttga
- the LOC109623120 gene encoding uncharacterized protein LOC109623120 translates to MPNSDSSGGIYSPIPQTTITDEDDSESEEDLLQRHHYRYAVPQHHHTCRLAAAVHHQSGGRFGRGGGFTTTTAIAMNGTTTVKGGSRNHVLGGDGMAIGNSLYNGLASPSDVEDANGVFHADNVAILHETGSLSGRKMSFPRKCCFVASLAVCFLSLVVFLWVIPCSDDLACPARGERMKTQNWIRNYEKIELKGVVNVVEGVRGKSKNLIFMYRGDKLFPEFADSFKMRNGIISLVGSSGKVAWYDQMVNEPKSIDCTLIDADLNGSPDCLVMDEYGQLECINPLSGQWIWHSPIYDRKSILKQNDLLDFPLVIPDVDGDGVKDLFFITSYGESKHNKFVMISGRKGELIGDSHVVKECIYVHKLMIDAEYNVMFNCVKEKSEQQRSKPLAELYMLIKHKALDMRKIKKQVDLPQHKFFGQRKNTEKQRTIDAVGGKQLVIENRGKCPENCSTTVLLTEESNGKVLWNASGKQLYGMQPVRLSFSNIGKDNPSAIYGFVLKFWEWSQEEPDNRSTRDKRSSSDEERNMFSHLMVKQQTWVLPDRESDPHTSSKVRRSVNQTLRPGTYKTRMRYLKEIVKLIVFNSTDTKIENTSQSNVIQFCRENVKDKTDVLCQPDLNYQENSLLIADLDDDGSQELVSYYSTFVKSDSDTGERSGMKLKTFVQLLRLQSELPKLYNSSESIKR, encoded by the coding sequence ATGCCTAATAGTGACTCGTCCGGTGGAATCTACTCCCCTATTCCGCAAACGACGATAACCGACGAAGACGATTCCGAAAGCGAGGAGGATCTGCTGCAGAGACATCACTACCGGTACGCCGTTCCCCAACACCATCATACGTGTCGATTGGCCGCCGCGGTACATCACCAGAGCGGCGGAAGGTTTGGACGTGGCGGAGGGTTTACCACCACCACGGCGATTGCAATGAACGGGACGACGACTGTGAAGGGGGGAAGTAGGAATCATGTCCTAGGGGGTGATGGGATGGCGATTGGGAATAGTTTGTACAATGGATTGGCCAGTCCAAGCGATGTGGAGGACGCAAATGGGGTGTTCCATGCGGACAATGTGGCTATTCTGCACGAGACCGGATCACTTTCCGGAAGGAAAATGTCTTTTCCGCGAAAGTGTTGCTTTGTGGCGTCGTTGGCCGTTTGCTTCCTTTCGTTGGTGGTGTTTTTGTGGGTAATTCCATGCTCGGATGATTTGGCCTGTCCGGCCAGAGGGGAAAGAATGAAGACCCAGAATTGGATCAGGAACTACGAGAAAATAGAGTTGAAGGGAGTGGTAAACGTTGTTGAAGGGGTGAGAGGGAAGAGTAAGAACTTGATCTTTATGTACAGAGGCGATAAATTGTTCCCGGAGTTTGCGGATTCGTTCAAGATGAGGAATGGGATAATTTCTTTGGTTGGAAGCTCCGGGAAGGTAGCATGGTACGATCAGATGGTCAATGAACCCAAGAGTATCGATTGCACTTTGATTGATGCAGATTTGAATGGATCGCCGGATTGTCTTGTGATGGACGAGTACGGGCAGTTGGAGTGCATTAATCCGTTATCCGGACAGTGGATCTGGCATTCCCCGATCTACGACCGAAAGAGTATTCTTAAGCAAAATGATCTGCTGGATTTCCCGCTTGTGATCCCGGATGTGGACGGGGATGGTGTGAAGGATCTATTCTTCATCACGAGCTATGGTGAATCGAAACACAACAAGTTTGTGATGATCTCGGGTCGAAAAGGCGAACTCATAGGAGATTCTCACGTTGTTAAGGAGTGCATCTATGTACACAAGCTGATGATCGATGCGGAGTACAATGTTATGTTCAACTGCGTCAAAGAGAAATCCGAGCAGCAAAGGTCCAAACCATTGGCAGAGCTATACATGCTTATAAAACACAAGGCTTTAGACATGAGGAAGATCAAGAAGCAGGTCGATCTTCCGCAGCATAAATTCTTTGGTCAACGAAAGAACACCGAGAAGCAGAGAACCATCGACGCCGTGGGTGGAAAGCAGTTGGTTATCGAAAATCGCGGTAAATGTCCTGAAAACTGTTCCACCACCGTATTACTTACGGAAGAATCCAACGGAAAAGTTCTTTGGAATGCTTCCGGGAAACAGTTATACGGGATGCAACCTGTTCGGTTGTCATTCAGCAACATCGGCAAAGACAACCCATCCGCCATCTACGGCTTTGTGCTCAAATTCTGGGAGTGGAGCCAAGAAGAACCGGACAACCGCAGCACTCGGGACAAACGTTCCTCCTCCGATGAGGAACGCAACATGTTTTCTCACCTTATGGTAAAGCAACAAACCTGGGTACTTCCGGACCGCGAATCCGACCCACACACATCCTCAAAAGTACGCAGAAGCGTAAATCAAACCTTACGCCCTGGAACCTACAAAACTCGAATGCGATACCTCAAAGAAATCGTCAAACTGATCGTCTTCAACTCCACCGATACCAAAATCGAAAACACCAGTCAATCCAACGTGATCCAATTCTGTCGGGAAAACGTCAAAGACAAAACGGACGTACTCTGCCAACCAGATCTCAACTACCAGGAAAACTCGCTCCTCATAGCGGATCTCGATGACGACGGCTCTCAGGAGCTCGTCTCCTACTATTCCACCTTTGTCAAGTCCGACTCGGACACCGGCGAACGCTCCGGCATGAAACTCAAAACGTTCGTCCAGTTGCTCCGACTGCAGTCGGAACTTCCCAAACTTTACAACAGCAGCGAAAGTATCAAACGCTGA
- the LOC134287465 gene encoding uncharacterized protein LOC134287465 has product MTRKRRAKAETNYKPINWQPSTYDADESDLEDSFEMPRPLLSTHPNYPLEELELDLEETLHTIREQRTSGVMMPADVVKIKRIIYLFMRDMNIVTCDVNSRYLPPSATCEYRAPESEPEEEIELIIPSSDSEDFEMSFSEPDSDSEDLLQVEMGTKRSPMSRYSSGYFSPDFDTSKSVLHSSKIPRDLPGEAFQSSKQQTSNPESLRKQTRSFKIRKKANLKLQAEPTAKELCSETLLRLLEPNPSTKIPRSGRTPGTPQKRFSSNKKKNKLILIC; this is encoded by the coding sequence ATGACTCGCAAGCGACGAGCAAAGGCTGAAACCAATTATAAACCAATCAATTGGCAGCCGTCGACGTACGATGCGGACGAGTCGGACTTGGAGGACTCTTTTGAGATGCCTCGTCCGTTGCTCTCGACGCATCCTAACTACCCGTTGGAGGAGTTAGAGCTGGACCTCGAAGAGACTTTGCATACCATTCGGGAGCAAAGAACTTCGGGGGTGATGATGCCAGCAGACGTCGTTAAAATTAAACGAATAATTTATCTCTTCATGCGTGACATGAACATCGTCACATGCGATGTTAATTCTCGCTATTTGCCCCCCAGCGCGACATGCGAATATAGGGCGCCGGAATCAGAACCAGAGGAAGAGATCGAGTTGATCATACCTAGTTCTGATTCCGAAGACTTCGAAATGTCCTTCAGCGAGCCCGATTCTGATTCGGAAGACCTGCTTCAGGTAGAAATGGGAACGAAAAGGAGCCCAATGTCACGTTATTCTTCTGGTTATTTCTCTCCCGATTTTGACACCAGTAAGTCGGTGCTTcattcatcaaaaattcctcgagaCTTACCTGGTGAAGCTTTCCAATCTTCAAAGCAACAAACTTCGAACCCCGAATCCCTAAGAAAGCAGACCCGGTCGTTCAAGATCCGGAAAAAGGCCAACCTAAAACTTCAAGCGGAACCTACGGCCAAAGAACTGTGCAGCGAAACCCTACTTCGATTATTGGAACCGAACCCTTCAACGAAAATTCCCCGTTCCGGACGCACACCTGGAACCCCCCAAAAAAGATTTTCATCCAATAAAAAGAAGAACAAACTCATCTtaatttgttaa